A stretch of Sulfurimonas autotrophica DSM 16294 DNA encodes these proteins:
- a CDS encoding PAS domain-containing sensor histidine kinase, giving the protein MLEQYKEAIEKSNIISKTDVNGIITFVNDEFCKISGYSKEELIGKNHNIVRHPDVPASQFKALWETIKAKKTYKATVKNRAKNGSTFYVNTTVIPILDEKNNIEEFIAIRYDVTKEVFYKQSLEQKEKELEELNENLEKRVQEKTKELKELNETLELRVYEEIAKNEQKQKVMFWQSRLASLGEMLANIAHQWRQPLTELSLTLFSLKKAALQNNEKEVQSLYDESKLIIQNMSTTIDDFTNFFKPTKHKHYFKIAQSINESLSILEKIITKEMITIRTDFEDVEVLGISNELTQVMINLIQNSKDAFLQSGVLLKEINIRVKKEKEFAIIEFEDNAGGIKEKEIYKIFEPYFTTKHSSSGTGLGLFMSKMICEQGLNGSIDVKSKKGFTTFSIKIPLQDRDKANA; this is encoded by the coding sequence ATGTTAGAGCAGTATAAAGAAGCAATTGAAAAAAGCAATATTATCTCAAAAACCGATGTAAACGGCATCATTACATTTGTAAATGATGAGTTTTGCAAAATTTCCGGCTACTCAAAAGAGGAGCTTATCGGTAAAAACCACAATATTGTAAGACATCCTGATGTGCCGGCTTCACAGTTTAAAGCACTATGGGAGACGATAAAGGCAAAAAAAACCTATAAAGCTACGGTCAAAAACAGAGCAAAAAACGGATCGACTTTTTATGTCAATACCACCGTCATTCCTATACTTGATGAAAAAAATAATATTGAAGAGTTCATTGCCATTCGCTACGACGTGACAAAAGAGGTTTTTTATAAACAGAGTCTCGAGCAAAAAGAAAAAGAGCTTGAAGAATTAAATGAAAATCTTGAAAAAAGAGTACAAGAGAAGACAAAGGAGCTCAAAGAGCTCAATGAGACACTTGAACTCAGAGTCTATGAAGAAATAGCCAAAAATGAGCAGAAACAAAAAGTGATGTTTTGGCAGTCCCGTCTTGCAAGTCTGGGTGAAATGCTTGCCAATATAGCACACCAATGGAGACAACCTTTGACGGAACTCAGTCTTACACTTTTTAGTTTGAAAAAAGCCGCTTTGCAAAATAATGAAAAAGAGGTGCAAAGTCTGTATGATGAAAGTAAATTAATTATACAGAACATGTCTACCACCATAGATGATTTTACCAACTTTTTTAAGCCGACAAAACATAAACACTATTTTAAGATTGCTCAGAGTATTAATGAGTCGCTGAGTATTTTAGAAAAAATCATTACAAAAGAGATGATTACTATACGCACTGATTTTGAAGATGTGGAAGTACTTGGTATCTCAAATGAATTGACACAGGTTATGATAAATCTCATACAAAATTCAAAAGATGCTTTTTTGCAATCAGGAGTATTGCTTAAAGAGATAAATATAAGAGTAAAAAAAGAAAAAGAGTTTGCGATTATAGAGTTTGAGGATAATGCGGGCGGTATAAAAGAAAAAGAGATATATAAAATCTTTGAACCTTATTTTACAACAAAACACTCCTCTTCGGGAACAGGGCTTGGATTGTTTATGTCAAAAATGATTTGTGAGCAGGGCTTAAACGGTTCAATAGATGTAAAATCAAAAAAAGGTTTTACAACATTCAGTATAAAAATACCACTTCAAGACAGAGACAAAGCAAATGCGTAA
- the rfbB gene encoding dTDP-glucose 4,6-dehydratase codes for MFDNSNKTILVTGCAGFIGSNFVPYFLDKYNDYNIVNLDLLTYAGNLGNLKEAQNNPRYKFIKGDICNRELVEFIFNEYDIRGVIHFAAESHVDNSIKNPGIFIETNVNGTFTLLDVAYKYWMDAPFKYKERFTTDASASAKPRFHHISTDEVYGTLNETDLFTEETPYAPNSPYSASKASSDMIVRSYQETYGLNTVITNCSNNYGPKQHDEKLIPTIIRKALAGENIPIYGDGKNIRDWLYVLDHCKGIDLVYHSGKEANVYNIGGKNERTNLQIVNSITSILDEKVPPKEKIDKESYKELITFVEDRAGHDRRYAIDATKLENELGWKADENFDTGIVKTVNWYLGKYNDN; via the coding sequence ATGTTTGATAACAGTAATAAGACAATTTTAGTAACAGGGTGTGCCGGATTTATCGGAAGTAACTTTGTGCCATACTTCTTAGATAAGTATAATGATTACAATATAGTCAATTTAGACTTACTCACATATGCGGGAAACTTGGGTAACCTTAAAGAAGCACAGAACAACCCTAGATATAAATTCATCAAAGGTGATATTTGTAATCGTGAACTTGTAGAGTTTATATTTAATGAGTATGACATTAGAGGTGTGATTCACTTTGCAGCAGAAAGCCATGTTGATAATTCTATTAAAAACCCTGGTATTTTTATTGAAACAAATGTTAATGGAACTTTTACGCTTTTAGATGTAGCATATAAATATTGGATGGATGCTCCATTTAAATACAAAGAAAGATTCACAACCGATGCTTCAGCTTCGGCTAAACCAAGATTTCATCATATTTCAACCGATGAAGTGTATGGAACATTAAATGAGACAGATCTCTTTACGGAAGAAACGCCATATGCTCCAAACTCTCCATATTCTGCATCTAAAGCATCAAGTGATATGATAGTAAGAAGTTATCAAGAGACTTATGGACTCAATACGGTTATAACAAACTGTTCAAACAACTATGGACCCAAACAACATGATGAAAAACTCATTCCTACTATCATAAGAAAAGCATTAGCCGGTGAGAATATTCCAATATATGGAGATGGCAAGAACATTAGAGATTGGCTTTATGTACTTGATCACTGTAAAGGTATAGATTTAGTGTACCATTCAGGTAAAGAAGCTAATGTTTATAACATTGGCGGAAAAAATGAGAGAACAAATCTTCAGATAGTAAATTCGATAACAAGTATATTAGATGAAAAAGTTCCACCAAAAGAAAAAATAGACAAAGAGAGTTATAAAGAGTTAATAACATTTGTGGAAGATAGAGCAGGGCATGACAGACGCTATGCCATAGATGCCACAAAACTAGAAAATGAACTTGGCTGGAAAGCTGATGAAAATTTTGACACAGGTATAGTTAAAACTGTTAATTGGTATTTGGGAAAATATAATGATAACTAA
- a CDS encoding anaerobic ribonucleoside-triphosphate reductase activating protein — translation MNTDSANSLKSEKCIYDITKFTHLDYPDQLACIFWFSGCNMRCDFCYNKDIVFAKKGSYTLEDALAFLRTREHLLDAVVLSGGEASSYDLTAFCRQIKKLGFLIKLDTNGTNYLHVKQLIDLELLDYVALDYKAPQYKFTQITHSNKYEEFNKTLDLLINSNIDFEVRTTLHADLLNSDDINLIIEDLKLKGYNKTYYIQEFLDTQSNIGGLEKPSKSFEKSQLSNNLPIIWR, via the coding sequence GTGAACACAGACAGCGCAAACAGTTTAAAGAGTGAGAAGTGCATATATGATATAACCAAATTTACCCATTTGGATTATCCTGATCAGCTTGCCTGTATTTTCTGGTTTAGCGGATGCAATATGCGTTGTGACTTTTGTTACAACAAAGACATAGTCTTTGCCAAAAAGGGTAGCTATACACTTGAAGATGCGCTTGCATTTTTACGTACAAGAGAGCATCTTTTAGATGCAGTTGTCCTCTCAGGCGGAGAGGCTTCTTCTTATGATTTGACAGCTTTCTGCAGACAAATCAAAAAACTCGGATTTTTAATCAAGCTTGATACAAACGGTACAAACTACTTACATGTAAAGCAGCTCATTGATTTAGAGTTGCTGGACTATGTCGCCCTTGATTACAAAGCACCCCAATATAAATTCACTCAAATAACCCACTCAAACAAATATGAAGAATTTAATAAAACACTTGATCTGCTTATCAACAGTAATATAGACTTTGAAGTAAGAACTACACTGCATGCAGATCTGTTAAACAGTGATGACATTAATCTTATAATAGAAGATTTGAAATTAAAAGGATACAATAAAACCTATTATATTCAAGAATTTTTAGACACACAAAGTAATATAGGAGGGCTTGAAAAACCTTCCAAATCTTTTGAAAAATCCCAATTGTCAAATAATTTACCTATTATTTGGAGATAA
- a CDS encoding NAD(P)H-dependent oxidoreductase, with protein sequence MQNQFIQAMDFRHACKIFDKNKKISDENMHFILECARKSPSSFGMEAWKFLVITNEALKAKLRPACWNQVQITSCSHLVIVLAGIESVKVESGKVKKRFARREMPKEALDMYMDLYAKHLATTLSSNENIYCWSAKQTYIAAANMMTGAAFIGIDSCPIEGFEKEKVEEILALDTKKFQVAMLLPFGYRLNPQPEQIRLSFDEVVEFIL encoded by the coding sequence ATGCAAAATCAGTTTATACAAGCAATGGATTTTAGACATGCGTGTAAGATATTTGATAAAAACAAAAAAATATCAGATGAAAATATGCACTTTATACTTGAGTGCGCAAGGAAATCTCCTTCATCCTTTGGTATGGAAGCCTGGAAATTTTTAGTCATAACAAATGAAGCGTTAAAAGCCAAACTCAGACCTGCCTGTTGGAATCAAGTTCAAATTACATCATGTTCCCATCTTGTCATAGTTCTAGCCGGCATAGAAAGTGTTAAGGTGGAATCAGGAAAAGTCAAAAAAAGATTTGCCCGCCGCGAAATGCCAAAAGAGGCCTTAGATATGTATATGGACTTATATGCAAAGCATTTAGCTACAACATTAAGCAGTAATGAAAATATTTATTGCTGGAGTGCAAAGCAGACTTACATTGCTGCTGCGAATATGATGACTGGAGCTGCATTTATTGGCATAGATTCCTGTCCTATAGAAGGATTTGAGAAAGAGAAAGTTGAAGAAATTTTAGCACTTGATACGAAAAAATTTCAAGTTGCTATGCTACTGCCTTTTGGTTATAGACTCAATCCACAGCCCGAACAAATCAGACTCTCCTTTGATGAAGTAGTAGAATTTATACTCTAA
- the nrdD gene encoding anaerobic ribonucleoside-triphosphate reductase encodes MSKNEILELVKENRQKCIVYTRVMGYHRPVESFNIGKTGEHRQRKQFKE; translated from the coding sequence ATGAGTAAAAATGAAATTTTAGAATTAGTCAAAGAAAATAGACAAAAATGTATAGTATACACACGAGTAATGGGCTATCACAGACCTGTTGAGAGTTTTAACATAGGAAAAACAGGTGAACACAGACAGCGCAAACAGTTTAAAGAGTGA
- the rfbC gene encoding dTDP-4-dehydrorhamnose 3,5-epimerase: protein MKFVRTEIPDVVLIEPVVHGDERGYFVETFRADKLEEFLGYKINFCQDNESKSSRGVLRGLHYQLHPAAQTKLVRVIQGRVLDVAVDIRKESLTFGKHVAVELNAENKHQLLVPRGFAHGFVVLEDDTIFAYKVDNYYSPENDRGILFSDEALNIDWTIPYSELKLSAKDKVQPKLTETNDIFDYKVNYYND, encoded by the coding sequence ATGAAATTTGTAAGAACTGAAATACCTGATGTGGTTTTAATAGAACCTGTAGTTCATGGAGATGAGAGGGGTTATTTTGTAGAAACCTTTAGAGCTGATAAGCTTGAAGAGTTTTTAGGATATAAAATAAATTTTTGTCAAGATAATGAATCTAAATCATCTCGTGGCGTTCTAAGAGGCTTACATTATCAACTTCATCCTGCTGCGCAAACAAAACTTGTTCGCGTAATTCAAGGTAGAGTTCTTGATGTTGCAGTAGATATTAGAAAAGAGAGTTTAACGTTTGGGAAACATGTTGCAGTAGAGTTAAATGCTGAAAATAAACATCAACTTCTTGTACCTCGTGGATTTGCTCATGGGTTTGTTGTTCTTGAAGATGATACTATTTTTGCTTACAAAGTTGACAACTATTATAGTCCTGAGAACGATAGAGGAATTCTTTTTAGTGATGAAGCTCTTAATATTGACTGGACAATCCCATATAGTGAACTAAAACTTTCTGCAAAAGATAAAGTACAACCTAAACTTACCGAGACAAATGATATATTTGATTACAAGGTTAATTATTATAATGATTAG
- a CDS encoding ribonucleoside triphosphate reductase: MVEYILKRDGSYKQFFSYKIEDAIKKAFLSEHVDFDETVYIKVIQRLDAKRVVAVEDIQDIIEQELFKAKYFDVMRSFMLYRHLHKLQRDNLLEDDTTYINSTQTIEEYISGSDWRIKANSNTGYSNAGLVNNTAGKVIANYWLDKIYSKEEGYAHRNGDYHIHDLDCLTGYCAGWSLRVLLDEGFNGVRGRVESNAPKHFREALGQMANFLGILQSEWAGAQAFSSFDTYLAPYLFKDQLSYKEVKKSIRSFIYNLNVPARWGQSPFTNITIDWNVPDDLKDQIPTSKQRHLFENIDDANLRFKAQERGVTSLTDMTYKDFQEEMHMINKAYYEVMTEGDKTGQPFTFPIPTVNITEDFDWYGENTDLLFENTAKIGSSYFQNFIGSQYKRDKNGELIANDEAYKPGHVRSMCCRLQLDLRELLKRGGGLFGSAEMTGSIGVVTINMARLGFLHKGNMASLLERLDELMEYAKSTLEKKRVFIQEMYDRGLFPYTKRYLPGFKNHFSTIGVNGINEMILNFSGGAYDISSTQGIDFATEILNHIRERMVVFQEETGNLYNLEATPAEGTTYRFAKEDKKRYSDKIIQAGMDENIYYTNSSQIPVGLTDDPFEALTLQDDLQTKYTGGTVLHLYMQERLSSTEACRKLVKNVITNFRLPYITVTPLFSVCPKHGYISGEHEYCPKCDEELINEYENQKKEAS; the protein is encoded by the coding sequence ATGGTAGAATATATTTTAAAACGAGACGGTTCTTACAAACAGTTTTTCTCTTATAAAATAGAAGATGCCATTAAAAAAGCTTTTTTAAGTGAGCATGTAGATTTTGACGAAACAGTGTATATAAAAGTTATACAAAGACTCGATGCCAAACGAGTTGTTGCCGTAGAAGACATACAGGACATTATAGAGCAGGAACTTTTTAAAGCAAAATATTTTGATGTAATGCGTTCTTTTATGCTCTATCGTCATTTACATAAACTTCAAAGAGATAACCTTCTCGAAGACGACACGACATATATTAATTCTACGCAAACTATAGAAGAGTATATCAGTGGGAGTGACTGGCGAATAAAAGCAAACTCCAATACGGGTTATTCAAATGCGGGGCTTGTAAACAATACGGCAGGCAAAGTTATAGCAAACTACTGGCTTGACAAAATTTACTCAAAAGAAGAAGGGTATGCGCATAGAAATGGGGACTATCACATACATGATTTGGACTGTTTGACCGGTTATTGTGCCGGTTGGAGTCTAAGAGTTCTTCTGGATGAAGGGTTTAACGGAGTAAGAGGGAGAGTGGAAAGCAATGCACCAAAGCATTTCAGAGAAGCTCTTGGACAAATGGCAAATTTTTTGGGTATTTTGCAAAGTGAATGGGCCGGAGCACAAGCCTTTTCATCCTTTGACACATACCTGGCACCTTATCTTTTTAAAGATCAACTTTCATATAAGGAGGTAAAAAAAAGTATTCGTAGTTTCATATACAATTTAAATGTTCCTGCACGATGGGGACAATCGCCTTTTACAAATATCACTATAGATTGGAACGTTCCGGATGATTTGAAGGATCAGATTCCAACAAGTAAGCAGCGCCATCTCTTTGAAAATATTGATGATGCCAATCTAAGATTCAAAGCACAAGAGAGAGGTGTCACCTCTCTGACTGATATGACATATAAAGATTTTCAAGAAGAGATGCATATGATAAACAAAGCTTACTATGAGGTTATGACAGAGGGTGACAAAACCGGTCAGCCTTTTACATTTCCTATACCTACCGTCAATATTACTGAAGATTTTGACTGGTACGGCGAAAATACAGATTTGCTGTTTGAAAACACGGCAAAAATTGGCTCTTCCTACTTTCAAAATTTCATAGGGAGCCAATACAAAAGAGATAAAAACGGAGAACTTATTGCAAACGATGAAGCATATAAGCCCGGACATGTCAGAAGTATGTGTTGCAGACTACAGCTTGATTTAAGGGAACTTCTTAAACGAGGCGGTGGCCTGTTCGGCAGTGCTGAAATGACAGGAAGCATAGGTGTTGTCACAATCAATATGGCAAGGCTTGGCTTTTTACACAAAGGAAATATGGCATCTCTCTTAGAGCGGCTTGATGAATTGATGGAGTATGCGAAATCTACTTTGGAGAAAAAACGCGTTTTTATTCAGGAGATGTATGACAGAGGGCTTTTCCCTTATACAAAAAGATATTTACCCGGATTTAAAAACCATTTTTCTACTATCGGCGTTAATGGAATCAATGAAATGATACTGAATTTTTCGGGAGGTGCCTATGATATCAGTTCAACACAGGGAATTGACTTTGCAACCGAAATTCTTAATCATATAAGAGAGAGAATGGTTGTATTTCAAGAAGAAACAGGGAACCTTTACAATCTCGAAGCCACACCGGCAGAGGGAACAACGTACAGATTTGCAAAAGAAGACAAGAAAAGATACAGTGATAAAATCATACAAGCAGGTATGGATGAAAACATCTACTATACAAACTCTTCGCAGATTCCGGTCGGGCTAACGGATGACCCTTTTGAAGCTTTGACCCTGCAGGATGATTTGCAGACAAAATACACAGGGGGAACGGTACTGCATCTTTATATGCAGGAGAGGCTTAGTTCTACTGAAGCCTGCCGTAAGTTAGTGAAAAATGTCATTACAAACTTCAGGCTGCCATATATTACGGTAACGCCATTGTTTTCAGTTTGTCCAAAACACGGATATATCTCAGGAGAGCATGAGTATTGTCCAAAATGCGATGAAGAACTGATTAATGAATATGAAAACCAAAAAAAGGAAGCGTCATGA
- the rfbD gene encoding dTDP-4-dehydrorhamnose reductase — MISILITGANGQVGSELKELSCKYNAYNFFFTDRETLDITDNKAVKKFIEDNHINTIINTAAYTAVDKAEDDVTNADKINHLAVKNLAQISKEKDIKLIHISTDYVFDGKNYKPYTEIDETNPNGVYGKTKLDGEKVLQEIKPKNSIIIRTSWVYSSFGNNFVKTMLRLGKERDGVGVIFDQVGTPTYARDLAKTILDIIPKIQNSKLEIYHYSNEGVLSWYDFAKEIIRMAKLDCKINPIETKEYPTPAARPYYSLLNKAKIKQTFNVIIPYWKDSLDTCLKIMGERK, encoded by the coding sequence ATGATTAGTATTTTAATAACAGGTGCAAATGGACAAGTTGGCTCTGAACTAAAAGAGCTCTCTTGTAAGTATAACGCATATAATTTCTTTTTTACAGATAGAGAAACTCTCGACATCACAGATAACAAAGCTGTTAAAAAATTTATAGAAGACAATCATATAAATACCATTATTAATACAGCAGCCTATACTGCAGTTGATAAAGCAGAAGATGATGTAACAAATGCAGATAAAATAAATCACTTGGCTGTAAAAAATTTAGCACAAATTTCAAAAGAGAAGGATATCAAGCTTATCCATATCTCGACGGATTATGTATTTGATGGTAAAAACTACAAACCTTATACGGAAATAGATGAAACAAATCCAAACGGAGTTTATGGAAAAACTAAACTTGATGGTGAAAAAGTGCTACAGGAAATCAAGCCTAAAAATTCTATAATTATAAGGACATCATGGGTTTACTCATCATTTGGAAATAATTTTGTAAAAACAATGTTAAGACTTGGCAAAGAAAGAGATGGTGTTGGTGTTATTTTTGACCAGGTTGGAACGCCTACTTATGCTAGAGATTTAGCAAAAACTATTTTAGATATAATACCAAAAATTCAAAATTCAAAATTAGAAATTTATCATTATTCTAATGAAGGGGTGCTTAGCTGGTATGACTTTGCCAAAGAGATAATACGTATGGCAAAACTAGATTGTAAAATCAATCCAATTGAAACGAAAGAGTATCCTACTCCGGCTGCAAGACCGTATTACTCTTTGTTGAATAAAGCTAAAATCAAACAAACATTTAATGTTATAATTCCATATTGGAAAGATAGCTTAGATACATGTTTGAAAATTATGGGAGAAAGAAAATAA
- the rfbA gene encoding glucose-1-phosphate thymidylyltransferase RfbA, producing the protein MKGIILAGGSGTRLYPITKGVSKQLVPIYDKPMIYYPLSVLMLAGITEVLIISTPNDLPRFEELLGHGSDIGMKFSYKVQPSPDGLAQAFILGKEFIGNSDVCLVLGDNIFYGHGLTNLLAKSVINAKDKNQATVYGYYVNDPERYGVAEFNEKGEVISIEEKPANPKSNYAVVGLYFYPNDVVKKAKDVKPSDRGELEITTLNEDYLREKRLRVKLMGRGYAWLDTGTHESLLEASLFIQTIEKRQGLKVACIEEIAYEMGYISNEKLIELAQPLKKNEYGQYLLSRVREGIV; encoded by the coding sequence ATGAAAGGCATTATATTAGCAGGAGGAAGCGGTACAAGACTCTATCCTATTACAAAAGGTGTTTCTAAGCAACTAGTTCCAATTTATGATAAACCGATGATTTATTATCCTTTGTCTGTTTTGATGCTTGCCGGCATAACTGAAGTATTGATTATATCAACTCCAAATGATTTGCCGAGATTTGAAGAACTTTTAGGTCATGGTTCAGATATTGGGATGAAGTTTAGCTATAAAGTGCAACCTTCTCCTGATGGTCTTGCACAAGCTTTTATACTTGGGAAAGAATTTATTGGTAATTCTGATGTATGTCTTGTTTTAGGAGATAATATTTTTTATGGACATGGCTTAACAAATCTGCTTGCAAAAAGTGTGATAAATGCAAAAGACAAAAATCAAGCGACCGTTTATGGCTATTATGTAAATGACCCAGAGAGATATGGTGTAGCAGAGTTTAATGAGAAAGGGGAAGTGATTTCTATAGAAGAAAAACCAGCTAATCCTAAAAGTAATTATGCTGTAGTTGGACTATACTTTTATCCTAATGATGTAGTCAAAAAAGCAAAAGATGTAAAACCAAGCGATAGAGGAGAATTAGAAATAACAACTCTAAATGAAGATTATTTAAGGGAAAAAAGATTAAGAGTTAAGCTGATGGGCAGAGGTTATGCATGGCTTGATACGGGAACGCATGAGAGTTTATTGGAGGCTAGTCTGTTTATACAGACTATAGAAAAGCGACAAGGTTTAAAAGTGGCATGTATCGAAGAAATAGCATATGAAATGGGGTATATCAGTAATGAAAAATTGATAGAACTTGCCCAGCCATTAAAGAAAAATGAATATGGGCAATATTTACTAAGCAGAGTTAGAGAAGGAATTGTATAA
- a CDS encoding response regulator transcription factor, whose product MRNKFLKSLKILLVEDEEKLSSLLKNAIGDSFHSFLLAKDGNEGLEIYKKVLPDIVITDIMMPNKTGLEMAKEIKKINPESKIIILSAFSDVEKLLSAIDIGVVKYFIKPFDPDEVLTYILSLEEVIGEKSIPLAEGFVFNKTTKSLYRNNRYIALSKKEIAFLEVLLEENIVAYQKIKKLVWNEMVSDARLRTFIRRLREKTSKELLINIKGEGYQIALS is encoded by the coding sequence ATGCGTAATAAGTTTTTAAAAAGTTTGAAAATTTTACTTGTTGAAGATGAAGAAAAACTCTCTTCGCTGCTTAAAAATGCCATCGGAGACAGTTTTCACAGTTTTTTGTTGGCAAAAGACGGAAATGAAGGTTTAGAAATTTATAAAAAAGTTTTACCTGATATTGTCATTACTGATATTATGATGCCCAACAAAACCGGCTTGGAAATGGCTAAAGAGATAAAAAAAATAAATCCAGAGAGTAAAATAATTATACTGAGTGCCTTTAGCGATGTTGAAAAGCTTTTAAGTGCCATAGATATAGGTGTAGTTAAATACTTTATAAAGCCTTTTGATCCGGATGAGGTTTTGACATATATTCTTTCACTTGAAGAGGTAATAGGAGAAAAATCAATACCATTGGCAGAGGGCTTTGTTTTTAATAAAACTACAAAGAGCCTTTATAGAAATAACAGATACATAGCGCTTTCAAAAAAAGAGATTGCGTTTTTAGAAGTTTTACTCGAAGAGAATATTGTTGCGTATCAAAAAATAAAAAAATTAGTCTGGAATGAAATGGTGAGTGATGCGAGATTGCGAACATTTATAAGACGACTCAGAGAAAAAACTTCAAAAGAGCTTCTTATAAATATCAAAGGAGAAGGCTACCAAATAGCACTGAGCTAA